A window of Pullulanibacillus sp. KACC 23026 genomic DNA:
AGCGAATGGCTGGGTGTTTGACCAGAGCTTCTCTTACTTCTTGTAAATGGGTATTAGCGACACTCATTTGACTGATAGCAACCACCTTAATACCTAGTGATATAGGGTTGACTACCCCCGTTACCTTTAGGATGTCGTTATCAATTAAATTTTTGAAACGCGTCCGGATCGTTTTCTCAGTTACTTCAAGACGCTCAGCCATCTCAGAGAAGGACATTCGTCCGTCCTTTGAAAGTAGATGTACAATTCCCTTGTCTAAGTCATCCAAAATGTCTTGTTTCAATAATAGGTCACCTCTCAACTCTTTTTATAATTTCTTAGAATATACGTTTAAATTATAGCGAGAGATGAGTATTCAGCCAATAGTTATTCAATCATCTTCGGATCAAAGGCATCTCTTAGTCCATCTCCTATGAAGTTGAAGGAAAGAACGGTTAAGAAGATCATAATTCCAGGAAATAATGGATACCACCATGCCGTTAGCATAATTGTTATATTTTGGGCATCTTGCAGCATATTTCCCCAGCTTGGTGTTGGGGGCTGAATACCTAGACCTAGGAAGCTAAGGGTGGCTTCTGCCAAGATGACATACCCGATTTGGAGGGTAGCCGAAACAATAATTGGACCGATTGCATTTGGTAAGATGTGAGAGAAAATAATTTTAGAGCTTTTTACACCCATGGTTTTTGCCGCTAGGACGAACTCTCGTGTTCGAAGGGTAAGAAATTCACC
This region includes:
- a CDS encoding Lrp/AsnC family transcriptional regulator; its protein translation is MKQDILDDLDKGIVHLLSKDGRMSFSEMAERLEVTEKTIRTRFKNLIDNDILKVTGVVNPISLGIKVVAISQMSVANTHLQEVREALVKHPAIRFVTMTSGEYQLLIQSFHSTYDELTEFIKELHMINHITKTNVIVQFEVYKNTFEYV